One window from the genome of Bradyrhizobium xenonodulans encodes:
- a CDS encoding DUF3309 family protein, whose product MALGTILIILVIIYLIGGMSGRIGGYGYGMGHSGIGIGGLVLVVLIVLLLLGKL is encoded by the coding sequence ATGGCGCTTGGGACCATCCTGATCATCCTGGTGATCATCTATCTCATCGGCGGCATGTCCGGCCGGATCGGTGGCTACGGCTATGGCATGGGCCATTCCGGCATCGGGATCGGCGGCCTCGTTCTGGTGGTGCTGATCGTCCTGCTGCTGCTTGGCAAATTGTAA
- a CDS encoding DUF4112 domain-containing protein codes for MTMSDDDILAPRKSRSGGRADATGTQARGPIIDQDGHEIRPETLEQGFREFRFEFGQGSPFGNLTREQRIARIEVIAKLLDVAFILPGTNIRYGIDGLIGLIPVVGDIITTAISLWLVREARALGAPWYLTARMLGNVAVDGVVGMVPFAGDAFDVMFRANMRNVRMLRRWLDKQPRI; via the coding sequence ATGACCATGTCCGACGATGATATCCTAGCCCCACGCAAATCCCGTTCGGGAGGCCGCGCCGATGCGACCGGCACGCAGGCGCGCGGGCCGATCATCGACCAGGACGGCCACGAGATCCGCCCCGAAACGCTGGAGCAGGGATTTCGCGAGTTCCGCTTCGAATTCGGTCAAGGGAGTCCGTTCGGCAATCTGACGCGCGAGCAGCGGATCGCACGCATCGAGGTCATCGCAAAGCTGCTCGACGTCGCCTTCATCCTGCCAGGCACCAATATCCGCTACGGCATCGACGGGCTGATCGGCCTGATCCCCGTCGTCGGCGACATCATCACCACCGCAATCTCGCTCTGGCTGGTGCGTGAGGCGAGAGCGCTCGGCGCGCCCTGGTATCTCACCGCGCGGATGCTCGGCAATGTCGCGGTCGACGGCGTGGTCGGCATGGTCCCGTTCGCGGGCGATGCCTTTGACGTCATGTTCCGCGCCAACATGCGCAACGTGCGCATGCTGCGCCGCTGGCTCGACAAGCAGCCGCGGATTTAA
- a CDS encoding DUF5413 family protein, with the protein MKRYLVFALVGPFVGGFLLLLTTTYQSGYWTQTSLGEVGKLFAVFFKTLQYSYLFGFLPSLMIGAVDDILIHVKRIRPALRMLLVGLFAFVLASLTYSSRGPDSGAVQFILYGLVGFVPSVISSWLVHRYVEEPQPAAAPT; encoded by the coding sequence ATGAAACGCTATCTGGTATTTGCGCTGGTCGGTCCGTTCGTGGGCGGGTTCCTGCTGCTGCTGACGACGACCTATCAGTCCGGCTATTGGACCCAGACCAGTCTCGGCGAGGTCGGCAAGCTGTTCGCCGTCTTCTTCAAGACCCTGCAATACAGCTATTTGTTCGGCTTTCTGCCCTCGCTCATGATCGGCGCGGTCGACGACATCCTGATCCACGTCAAGCGGATCCGCCCGGCGTTGCGGATGTTGCTGGTCGGGCTGTTCGCCTTCGTGCTGGCGTCGCTGACCTACAGCTCGCGCGGCCCGGATTCGGGCGCGGTGCAGTTCATCCTCTACGGCCTGGTCGGGTTCGTGCCGTCGGTGATTTCGTCCTGGCTCGTACACAGATATGTCGAGGAGCCGCAACCGGCGGCGGCCCCGACCTGA